From the genome of Cytophagales bacterium WSM2-2:
CAGTAGAGCTTTCCAGTCGCTACATCAGTGATCGCTTCCTTCCGGATAAGGCCATTGACCTGATGGATGAAGCTGCCGCAAAATTGCGTTTGGAAATGGATTCCATGCCGGAAGAGCTGGATGAACTTAATCGCAAGATCATGCAGCTTGAAATTGAACGCGAAGCTATCCGCAGAGAGAAAGACAAAGACAAAGAAGCTTTGCTTAGCAAAGAGATTGCCGAACTGTCGAGTGATCGAAATTCACTTAAAGCGAAGTGGGACAGTGAAAAATCTATAGTGAGCGAAATCCGGAAGGAGAAGGAAAATATTGATCACTTGAAGTTTGAAGCTGAGCAAGCAGAAAAATCCGGTGACTACGGAAAAGTGGCAGAGATTCGATACGGAAAAATGGGGGAGGCTGAAAAACACCTGGCAGGTCTTCAAATGCAAATGAAAGAAATGCAAGGTGATCACTCGTTGTTAAAAGAAGAAGTTGATAGCGAGGACATAGCTGAAGTAGTTGCGAAGTGGACAGGCATTCCGGTTTCCAAGATGCTGCAAAGCGACCGTGATAAATTGCTGCACCTTGAAGACGAATTGAGCAAGCGCGTGGCAGGACAAGAGGAGGCGATCAAAGCATTGAGTGACGCTGTACGCAGAAGCCGCGCGGGATTACAAGATCCGAAACGCCCCATTGGCTCATTCATTTTCATGGGAACTACAGGTGTGGGCAAAACAGAATTGAGTAAAGCATTGGCTGACTATCTGTTCAACGATGAGAACGCCATGGTCCGAATCGATATGAGTGAATACCAGGAGAGTCACAGTGTTAGCCGATTGATTGGTGCACCTCCGGGATATGTGGGTTACGATGAAGGCGGACAATTAACAGAATCTGTCCGTCGGAAACCTTATTCTGTCATCTTGCTAGATGAAATTGAGAAAGCACATCCCGATATTTTCAACACTTTACTACAGGTCCTTGATGATGGTCGGCTCACCGACAATAAAGGCCGAGTGGCGAATTTTAAAAATACGATCATAATAATGACGACAAATATCGGTTCTCAGATCATCCAGGAGAATTTTGAAAAGATTGATGACAAAAACTTTTTCGAAGTAATTGAGAGCACTAAAGAGGATGTGTTAGCGTTATTGAAGAGATCAGTGAGGCCGGAATTTATTAATCGAATAGATGAGATTATTATGTTCAGGCCATTGAGCAAGAAAGATATTCGCAAGATTGTGGCAATACAGTTTGAATCGATAAAGAAACGTTTGGCAGAAAACGGAGTATCCATAGATATGTCTGAAGCTGCCCTAGACAGATTGGCCAAATTAGGTTTTGATCCGCAGTTTGGTGCTCGTCCCCTGAAACGGGTGATGCAACGGGAAATCTTAAATGAATTGTCGAAGCAAATTTTATCGGGCAAAGTGAACAAGGAATCTCAAATTTTCGTTGATATGAAAAACGATGTTGATTTTGAATTCATAAACAGTGACTCAGTAGAGATAACAGGTTAAAGATTTGTTGGTTTGTGGGGTTTGGTTATCCCGCTAAAGTGCGGGATAGGTTTTTGGGGTTAGGGCGTGCAGAGGTGCACGCCCTTTGTTTTGCCCAAAAATGCCCCTGTCAGGGGACTATTTTTTTTAGTAGATTTAGTACAGATCCACGTCTATGGTTCAGGAAAATCGGCAGGTAGCTGAGAACGATGTCAGTTTTCAGACATTGGCAGAGAATACTCCGATCGGCATCTATAAAACGGATGCTGCCGGTCACCGTACGTATGTAAATAAAACATGGCGTGAAATTACAGGCAGGCCGGAAAGTGAAGCCTTCGGTTCAGGATGGGCAAAAGCCATCTACGAAGAAGATCGTCAGAAAGTGATAGATGCCTGGCGCGAGGCAGTAAATAATCAAACCAATTTTCAACTTGAGTTTCGCTTTGACAATCCTATCAAAGGACTGCGTTGGGTGAGAAACCAGGCTACACCATTGCGCAATTCACAAGGCGTTGTCACGGGCTTTATCGGCTCTGTCGAAGATATCACCCTGCAAAAATTAGCAGAAGAAAAATTACAAGAGAGCGAAAAAAAATATCGACTCCTTTCAGAATACTCAGGTGACATCATTGCGTTGGCGAATGCAGAAAGAAAATTTGTTTACGTATCTCCATCGGTTTATGAGATGTTGGGATTTCGACCGGAGGAACTAATAGAGACACTAATCATTGACCTGATTCATCCTGATGACCGGATACATGTGAAGGCTACCGGTGATTATATCAGGAAGAATCCACAGGAAACAGCACGCGCTATCGTTCGTATGCAGAAAAAAAATAATGGATACACCTGGGTGGAGTCACAAGTGAGACTCGTGACAGATGAATTTACCAAGGAGTCGTTGGTATTGTCTTCAATTCGTGATGTGAATGAAAGTAAGTTGCTTCAGGAGAAATTAAAAGAGAGCGAGAAAATTCACCGGTTGCTTTCTGAAAATTCGTATGATATCATTTCGCTGGCTGACCCGGATCGAAAGTTTGAATACGTATCTCCGGCAGTAAAAGAAATCCTGGGATATGAAGCGACAGAACTGATCGGTGTGAGTGTTTTGGATCTGGTTCACCCGGATGATTACGATCGGGTGAAGGCAGAAGGTGAAGATCTTCGAATGGGTAAGGTACCGGTTACGCGGATCAATATGCGGATGCGAAAAAAGAATGGCGAGTACATCTGGGTTGAATCGCAGATCAAGATGTTCACTGAAGCCAAAGGTGACAAGCCGTTGGTGCAGGCGGCCATTCGTGACATTAACGACCGCAAACTGCTCGAAGACGCCTTGAAAGAAGCCAAGGAAAAAGCAGAGGAAGCATCTCGCGCCAAGAGCATGTTCCTCAGCACCATGAGTCATGAGATCAGGACGCCTATGAATGCGATCATCGGGCTGACCAATCTGATGCGTGAAGAGAACCCACGCGAGGATCAAATTGAAAGCCTTAACCTGTTGAAGTTTTCAGGAGAGAATTTGTTGGCGATCATTAACGACATCCTTGATTTTAACAAAATTGAGGCCGGGAGGATTGAGCTGGAATCAATTACGTTCAACCTTAAGGAAATCGTAGGCCATCACATCAACTTGCTAAAGACTCGAGCAACGGACAAAAAAATTGATCTTAGTTTGGAATTGAATGGATCAATACCAGACACGGTCACGGGTGATCCGGTGCGACTGGGCCAGGTGCTTAACAATTTATTAGGCAACGCGATCAAATTTACCGAGATAGGATTTGTTTTAAGCAGTGTTTCCGCGCTTGACCGAAAAGGAGATAAACATCTGATCCGGTTTTCTGTCAAAGACACAGGTATTGGCATCAAGGCTGAAAAGCAGAAAGAAGTTTTTGAAAATTTTACACAAGCCAGCAGTGACACAACTCGAAAGTACGGGGGCACCGGCCTCGGTCTCGCCATCTCGAAAAGACTAGTGAAATTGATGGGTAGCGATATCGTTCTTCAAAGCGAATCAGGGAAGGGATCAGAATTTTATTTCGATCTGTGGATGACAGAGGGGCGTATTACAACTTCTTTTAATTCTGACAACGAAGAAAAAAACGGAAGCCTGGAGGGGTTGAATGTTTTGGTGGCTGAAGACAACAAAGTGAATCAGATTGTTGCAGCCAGCTTTCTGAAAAAATGGGGAGCGCACTTCAGCATTGCGAACAATGGGAGGGAGGCATGTGAACTGGCCTCACAAAATAAATTCGACATCGTGCTTATGGATTTGCAAATGCCGGAGATGGATGGCTACGAAGCTGCAAAGACCATACGCGCTATGAACGGCCACCACTATCAGACTATGCCTATTCTGGCGTTATCTGCGTCCGCTTTGCTCGAAGTAAAAGACAAGGCTTCTTCTTCTGGTATCGATGGATTTGTCTCAAAACCTTTTCAGCCCGATGATCTGAGAGAAAAAATGCTGGAACATGTCTTCCGGAAGAAAGCAAAGCCGTCTGAGCCGCCAACCAGAAGCAATTTTAATTTCGAAATGTACACGCAAGGAAACGAAGAAATGAAACGCGAACTCGCAGGATTGTTCGTTGCCAACCTGAAAGAACTTAAGTCAGCTTTACATATTTCACTCAACGAAAAAAACGTGGATGCCTATGCT
Proteins encoded in this window:
- the clpB gene encoding chaperone protein ClpB, whose protein sequence is MNFEKFTIKSQEALQKAAGIASGNQQQAIEPGHLLQAILETDENVSNYVIKKLNVNESILRTKLDEIVTAYPRVSGQQAYLSPSANSVLQNAEKELREFKDEFVAVEHLLLALISTKDKVATLMKDVGFEKNALIKAIKELRGGSRVTDQNAEAKYKSLERYSKNLNDLAKKGKIDPVIGRDEEIRRVLQILSRRTKNNPILLGEPGVGKTAIVEGMAQRIVNGDVPENLKSKILVSLDMGLLVAGAKYKGEFEERLKAVIKEVTDSNGEIILFIDEIHTLIGAGGGEGAMDAANLLKPALARGELHAIGATTLKEYQKYIEKDKALERRFQSVIVDEPNQEDSISILRGIKDKYELHHGVRIKDDAVISAVELSSRYISDRFLPDKAIDLMDEAAAKLRLEMDSMPEELDELNRKIMQLEIEREAIRREKDKDKEALLSKEIAELSSDRNSLKAKWDSEKSIVSEIRKEKENIDHLKFEAEQAEKSGDYGKVAEIRYGKMGEAEKHLAGLQMQMKEMQGDHSLLKEEVDSEDIAEVVAKWTGIPVSKMLQSDRDKLLHLEDELSKRVAGQEEAIKALSDAVRRSRAGLQDPKRPIGSFIFMGTTGVGKTELSKALADYLFNDENAMVRIDMSEYQESHSVSRLIGAPPGYVGYDEGGQLTESVRRKPYSVILLDEIEKAHPDIFNTLLQVLDDGRLTDNKGRVANFKNTIIIMTTNIGSQIIQENFEKIDDKNFFEVIESTKEDVLALLKRSVRPEFINRIDEIIMFRPLSKKDIRKIVAIQFESIKKRLAENGVSIDMSEAALDRLAKLGFDPQFGARPLKRVMQREILNELSKQILSGKVNKESQIFVDMKNDVDFEFINSDSVEITG
- a CDS encoding diguanylate cyclase, with translation MVQENRQVAENDVSFQTLAENTPIGIYKTDAAGHRTYVNKTWREITGRPESEAFGSGWAKAIYEEDRQKVIDAWREAVNNQTNFQLEFRFDNPIKGLRWVRNQATPLRNSQGVVTGFIGSVEDITLQKLAEEKLQESEKKYRLLSEYSGDIIALANAERKFVYVSPSVYEMLGFRPEELIETLIIDLIHPDDRIHVKATGDYIRKNPQETARAIVRMQKKNNGYTWVESQVRLVTDEFTKESLVLSSIRDVNESKLLQEKLKESEKIHRLLSENSYDIISLADPDRKFEYVSPAVKEILGYEATELIGVSVLDLVHPDDYDRVKAEGEDLRMGKVPVTRINMRMRKKNGEYIWVESQIKMFTEAKGDKPLVQAAIRDINDRKLLEDALKEAKEKAEEASRAKSMFLSTMSHEIRTPMNAIIGLTNLMREENPREDQIESLNLLKFSGENLLAIINDILDFNKIEAGRIELESITFNLKEIVGHHINLLKTRATDKKIDLSLELNGSIPDTVTGDPVRLGQVLNNLLGNAIKFTEIGFVLSSVSALDRKGDKHLIRFSVKDTGIGIKAEKQKEVFENFTQASSDTTRKYGGTGLGLAISKRLVKLMGSDIVLQSESGKGSEFYFDLWMTEGRITTSFNSDNEEKNGSLEGLNVLVAEDNKVNQIVAASFLKKWGAHFSIANNGREACELASQNKFDIVLMDLQMPEMDGYEAAKTIRAMNGHHYQTMPILALSASALLEVKDKASSSGIDGFVSKPFQPDDLREKMLEHVFRKKAKPSEPPTRSNFNFEMYTQGNEEMKRELAGLFVANLKELKSALHISLNEKNVDAYAHALHKSKTTLAIINDKELNKAVIEIQQRLKRQEMIREEDRKRFDQAADELVRNLEEEIKVER